From the Maioricimonas rarisocia genome, one window contains:
- a CDS encoding carbon storage regulator: protein MLVLTRKTYEEIHIGDDIVIKIVHAGRGNVKVGVDAPGNVRVLRGELSAELQNLEAGESLTASRARRNAAPSAPVAEPTRVGAV, encoded by the coding sequence ATGCTCGTGCTGACGCGCAAGACGTACGAAGAAATCCACATCGGCGACGACATCGTGATCAAAATCGTCCATGCCGGCCGGGGCAACGTGAAAGTCGGAGTGGATGCTCCGGGGAACGTTCGCGTCCTGCGGGGGGAACTGTCGGCCGAACTTCAGAATCTCGAGGCAGGTGAAAGCCTCACGGCGAGCCGGGCCCGCCGGAACGCTGCTCCCTCGGCTCCGGTCGCGGAACCGACGCGGGTCGGGGCGGTGTAG
- a CDS encoding Gfo/Idh/MocA family protein gives MSKDTVNVAIVGLGFGAEFIPIYQKHPHANMYAISRRNEAELAKVGDHFGIDQRYTKYEDVLADPDVDFVHINSPIPDHAWMSLEALKAGKHVMCTVPMATTIEDCEKICQTVEETGLKYMMAETVVYSREFLFIKDLYEKGELGKIQYMQASHPQDMDGWPEYWERMIPMHYATHVVSPVLGLMDSRAEYVSCLGSGAVRDDIRQKSGNPFAVESCHIKIADSDVGAHIWRFLYDTARQYRESFDVYGTKKTFEWSLVEGEPHVLHTAKKPENEIAERIEVPDFAHLLPEEIREFTQTIQDAEHLSFIQGAGHGGSHPHLVNEFVSSIVEDRDPWPNAVQSANWTCVGICAHESAEKGGEIVRLPEFTLK, from the coding sequence ATGAGCAAGGACACGGTGAACGTGGCAATCGTCGGGCTCGGATTCGGTGCCGAGTTCATCCCGATCTACCAGAAGCATCCCCACGCCAACATGTATGCGATCTCCCGTCGCAACGAGGCGGAACTCGCGAAAGTCGGCGATCATTTCGGGATCGATCAGCGGTACACGAAGTACGAAGACGTGCTCGCCGATCCGGATGTCGACTTCGTCCATATCAACTCCCCCATCCCCGACCACGCCTGGATGTCGCTCGAAGCGCTGAAGGCGGGCAAGCACGTGATGTGCACAGTCCCGATGGCGACCACCATCGAAGACTGCGAGAAGATCTGCCAGACCGTTGAAGAAACCGGCCTGAAATACATGATGGCCGAGACGGTCGTCTACTCCCGCGAGTTTCTGTTCATCAAGGATCTGTACGAGAAGGGGGAACTCGGCAAGATCCAGTACATGCAGGCATCGCACCCGCAGGACATGGACGGCTGGCCCGAGTACTGGGAACGGATGATTCCCATGCACTACGCCACGCACGTGGTCTCACCGGTCCTCGGCCTGATGGACAGTCGCGCCGAATACGTCAGCTGCCTCGGCTCCGGCGCGGTTCGCGATGACATCCGCCAGAAGTCCGGCAATCCGTTTGCCGTCGAGTCCTGTCACATCAAGATTGCCGACAGCGACGTCGGCGCCCACATCTGGCGGTTCCTCTACGACACGGCCCGGCAGTACCGCGAGAGTTTCGACGTGTACGGCACGAAGAAGACCTTCGAGTGGTCGCTCGTCGAAGGAGAGCCGCACGTGCTGCACACGGCCAAGAAGCCGGAGAACGAGATCGCCGAACGGATCGAAGTGCCCGACTTCGCGCACCTGCTTCCGGAAGAAATCCGCGAGTTCACGCAGACGATTCAGGATGCCGAGCACCTCTCGTTCATTCAGGGTGCCGGTCACGGCGGATCGCATCCGCACCTGGTCAACGAGTTCGTCTCGTCGATCGTCGAAGACCGCGATCCGTGGCCCAATGCCGTGCAGTCCGCCAACTGGACCTGCGTCGGCATCTGCGCTCACGAGTCGGCCGAGAAGGGGGGCGAGATCGTCCGCCTGCCGGAGTTCACGCTGAAGTAG
- a CDS encoding TrmH family RNA methyltransferase, giving the protein MRHHDTELYEYLQQFLTAERLQRIDEVLSFRTRHITVVLEDVFQPHNISAVLRSSDAFGVQDVHVIENYNEFETRRKIAAGTDRWLTIHRYQDEVDPRKRCVEHLRARGYRLVGTSPHGRTMSISELPIDEPVALVFGGEKEGVSDELLAACDERVFLPMYGFVESFNISVAAAIALNDLTTRLRQSGIDWGLTSDERDVLRRDWVRASVRHLEAIERRFYEDRQNQARRPPSDSPSGSRRRASDSRSAGKN; this is encoded by the coding sequence ATGCGACATCACGATACTGAGCTGTACGAATACCTGCAGCAGTTTCTCACGGCCGAGCGGCTGCAGCGAATCGACGAAGTGCTGTCGTTTCGGACCCGGCACATTACGGTGGTTCTCGAGGATGTCTTTCAGCCGCACAACATCAGCGCGGTCCTGCGCAGCAGCGACGCGTTCGGAGTGCAGGACGTGCACGTCATCGAGAACTACAACGAGTTCGAGACCCGCCGCAAGATCGCGGCCGGCACCGATCGCTGGTTGACGATCCACCGTTATCAGGACGAAGTCGACCCTCGAAAGAGGTGCGTCGAACACCTGCGTGCCCGCGGCTACCGGCTCGTGGGAACATCGCCGCACGGGAGGACGATGTCGATTTCGGAACTTCCGATCGACGAACCGGTCGCGCTGGTTTTCGGTGGTGAGAAGGAAGGAGTCTCGGACGAACTCCTCGCTGCGTGTGACGAGCGGGTCTTTCTGCCGATGTACGGGTTTGTCGAAAGCTTCAACATCTCCGTGGCAGCGGCAATCGCCCTGAATGACCTGACCACGCGGTTGCGTCAGTCCGGGATCGACTGGGGACTGACGAGCGACGAACGGGATGTCCTCCGGCGGGACTGGGTTCGTGCGTCGGTGCGGCACCTCGAGGCGATCGAGCGGCGGTTTTACGAGGACCGTCAGAATCAGGCCAGGCGTCCGCCATCCGATTCACCCTCGGGATCCCGCCGGCGTGCCTCCGACAGTCGGTCCGCGGGGAAAAACTGA
- a CDS encoding L-threonylcarbamoyladenylate synthase — protein MTAQLTQDVSLAAEMLRAGRLVAFATETVYGLGASALDENAVAGIFDAKGRPRFDPLIVHVADIAMARQYVADWPETASLLAERFWPGPLTMVLPKQPVISDLVTSGLPTVGIRLPDHPLARDLIRQAGVPVAAPSANRFGCISPTIAAHVAEQLGDRIDMILDGGSCRVGVESTILLLTGEAPTVLRLGGITVEELEDAIGPVRVSTGQGSEGDQSASPLAPGMLKKHYAPHSRLQLCDDVTTLEGGPGQGLLAFTPPQNAERFDAVEVLSPEGDLREAAAGFFAALRRLDALNLSTIWAERFPQKGLGRALNDRLQRAAADDE, from the coding sequence ATGACTGCCCAACTGACCCAGGACGTTTCTCTGGCCGCCGAGATGCTGCGTGCCGGACGACTCGTCGCATTTGCAACCGAAACTGTCTACGGGCTGGGCGCCTCGGCACTCGACGAAAATGCCGTCGCAGGCATCTTTGACGCGAAAGGGCGGCCCCGGTTTGACCCGCTGATCGTTCACGTCGCCGACATCGCGATGGCCCGGCAGTATGTGGCCGACTGGCCGGAGACGGCATCGCTTCTCGCGGAACGCTTCTGGCCCGGTCCGCTCACGATGGTTCTCCCCAAGCAGCCGGTGATCTCCGACCTGGTGACCTCCGGGCTCCCGACCGTCGGCATTCGCCTTCCCGACCACCCGCTCGCTCGTGACCTCATCCGCCAGGCGGGCGTGCCGGTCGCCGCTCCCAGCGCGAACCGGTTCGGATGCATCAGCCCGACGATCGCCGCTCACGTGGCCGAGCAGCTCGGCGATCGCATCGACATGATCCTCGATGGCGGCTCCTGTCGCGTCGGCGTCGAATCGACCATTCTGTTGCTGACCGGAGAGGCACCCACGGTGCTGCGTCTCGGCGGCATCACGGTCGAAGAGCTGGAAGACGCGATCGGCCCGGTCCGGGTCTCGACGGGGCAGGGGAGTGAAGGGGATCAATCGGCGTCTCCCCTCGCTCCGGGAATGCTGAAGAAGCATTACGCCCCCCATTCGCGACTGCAATTGTGTGATGATGTCACCACGCTGGAGGGAGGCCCCGGGCAGGGACTGCTTGCATTCACGCCCCCGCAGAATGCCGAGCGTTTCGACGCTGTGGAGGTTCTGTCTCCCGAAGGGGACCTGCGTGAAGCGGCAGCCGGCTTCTTCGCGGCACTGCGCAGACTGGACGCGCTGAACCTGTCGACGATCTGGGCCGAACGTTTCCCACAGAAAGGCCTCGGCCGTGCCCTGAACGATCGGCTGCAGCGCGCCGCGGCCGACGACGAGTAG
- a CDS encoding tetratricopeptide repeat protein: MRTGRKTWAALMCGLLCTIGWSCSSTGRESAEVQGLDPDSLKPKIRKAEIAEATPVEAVPEDLKNPSELSLAYARWMEEVGNLIEARRHYSNAVEAKPKNVDAVLGLARIDHLSGKTKEAERGYQTALELQPESPQVQYAVGQFYADQKRWSEAVAMLEKATDAAPTDTTYRYHYAVALVHVDEVDKALPHFIRTVGDAEAHYNVAALLHEIGKSEQAAQHLQQALSRKPDLAPARELLAELGGNATGLPASPATQPGDIVTTGHQVPTGHQVPTRTAARPQVPPTAPTPAPQSGPTPGSPLTPEQIQQQQNQQGLESR, translated from the coding sequence ATGCGAACCGGACGGAAAACCTGGGCTGCACTGATGTGCGGCCTGCTGTGCACGATCGGATGGAGCTGTTCCTCCACCGGCCGGGAATCGGCCGAGGTGCAGGGGCTCGATCCCGACAGCCTCAAACCGAAGATCCGCAAGGCGGAGATCGCCGAAGCCACGCCGGTGGAAGCCGTTCCCGAGGATCTCAAGAATCCTTCCGAGTTGAGCCTCGCCTACGCCCGCTGGATGGAGGAAGTCGGAAATCTGATCGAAGCCCGTCGGCACTACTCGAACGCCGTCGAGGCCAAACCGAAGAACGTCGACGCCGTGCTCGGGCTGGCTCGAATCGATCATCTCTCCGGCAAGACGAAAGAGGCCGAGCGCGGCTACCAGACGGCACTCGAACTGCAGCCGGAGTCACCTCAGGTGCAGTACGCGGTGGGCCAGTTCTACGCTGACCAGAAGCGCTGGAGCGAGGCGGTCGCCATGCTCGAGAAAGCGACCGACGCGGCTCCCACCGACACAACCTACCGGTACCACTATGCGGTCGCTCTCGTGCACGTGGATGAGGTCGACAAGGCGCTGCCGCACTTCATTCGGACCGTCGGGGATGCGGAAGCCCATTACAACGTCGCGGCCCTGCTGCACGAAATCGGAAAGTCCGAGCAGGCAGCACAACACCTGCAGCAGGCGCTGAGCCGCAAACCGGATCTGGCGCCCGCCCGCGAGCTGCTCGCGGAACTGGGCGGAAACGCGACCGGTCTGCCGGCCAGCCCCGCGACGCAACCCGGCGACATCGTGACGACCGGCCACCAGGTGCCGACCGGCCACCAGGTCCCCACTCGCACCGCAGCCCGCCCCCAGGTCCCGCCGACCGCTCCGACGCCGGCTCCGCAATCCGGACCGACGCCGGGCTCGCCGCTGACACCCGAACAGATTCAGCAGCAGCAGAATCAGCAGGGACTCGAGAGCCGCTAG
- a CDS encoding P-loop NTPase family protein has product MTTDEAPIDSGRPAATATVPGATLPHFAPRTPSTLEEAGIGEHEIVALLLKTLYLQGQLTGFDLADELRLPFSIVDLALQTLQRERCLEVASARVVGRVSYRFQLTEFGRIRAREAFEQSRYVGPAPVSLSDYVTQCRLQSIARVHCDLESLTPSFDGVQLPAGFLELLGPAICSGRALLLYGSPGNGKTLIGHRIGQFLTERGGNIFVPYAVSSGGSIVTVFDPTVHDTTDDVESPSDSPADEATARHERSVFTREPAFDRRWRQIRRPVVVTCGELTGEMLELRHGGEGEFYQAPPHVKANGGLFFIDDLGRQRIPPRTLLNRWILPLEQRIDYLTLSNGRRFAVPFEQLTVFSTNLKAEEWADDAFLRRIPHKIHVGPPTTAQLTAMFGRCCKEAGLSVSTQLAERLFRRPHDRYRSPRASDPQDFVEYVLSICRFRGETPHLDDALLDEAAERFFLPVTKRDPDTPEADTA; this is encoded by the coding sequence GTGACCACTGACGAAGCCCCCATCGACTCCGGCAGGCCGGCGGCCACAGCAACCGTGCCCGGCGCGACTCTTCCGCACTTCGCCCCGCGCACGCCATCCACGCTCGAAGAGGCTGGCATCGGTGAGCATGAGATCGTCGCGCTCCTCCTCAAGACGCTCTACCTGCAGGGACAGCTGACCGGTTTCGATCTGGCGGACGAGCTGCGTCTCCCGTTCAGCATCGTCGACCTCGCCCTGCAGACGCTGCAGCGCGAGCGTTGTCTCGAAGTCGCTTCGGCCAGGGTCGTCGGTCGGGTGTCATACCGTTTTCAGTTGACCGAATTCGGGCGCATCCGGGCCCGCGAAGCGTTCGAACAGTCCCGCTACGTCGGCCCCGCCCCGGTCTCCCTGTCCGATTACGTCACTCAGTGCCGCCTGCAGTCGATCGCGCGGGTTCATTGTGACCTCGAATCCCTCACGCCGTCGTTCGATGGAGTGCAACTTCCTGCCGGTTTTCTGGAGCTGCTCGGACCGGCAATCTGTTCGGGTCGGGCGCTGCTGTTGTACGGGAGCCCGGGCAACGGCAAAACGCTGATCGGACACCGCATCGGACAGTTCCTGACCGAGCGGGGTGGGAACATCTTCGTTCCCTATGCGGTCAGCAGTGGCGGCAGCATTGTCACCGTGTTCGATCCGACGGTTCACGACACGACTGACGACGTCGAATCCCCGTCAGATTCGCCTGCCGACGAAGCCACCGCCCGCCATGAACGGTCGGTCTTCACTCGTGAGCCCGCCTTCGATCGTCGCTGGCGTCAGATCCGGCGGCCGGTCGTCGTGACCTGTGGCGAACTGACCGGCGAAATGCTCGAGCTCCGACACGGGGGAGAGGGGGAGTTCTACCAGGCACCGCCGCATGTCAAAGCGAACGGAGGACTGTTTTTCATCGACGATCTCGGACGGCAGCGGATCCCGCCGCGGACACTGTTGAATCGGTGGATTCTGCCGCTGGAACAGCGGATCGACTACCTGACTCTGTCCAACGGTCGTCGCTTTGCAGTACCGTTCGAACAGCTCACCGTCTTCTCGACAAATCTGAAGGCCGAAGAGTGGGCAGACGATGCCTTCCTCCGCCGCATTCCCCACAAAATCCACGTCGGGCCACCTACCACCGCACAGCTGACGGCGATGTTTGGCCGCTGCTGCAAGGAAGCCGGTTTGAGTGTTTCCACTCAGCTGGCCGAACGTCTGTTCCGCCGTCCTCACGACCGGTACAGATCCCCCAGAGCCAGTGACCCGCAAGATTTCGTGGAGTACGTCCTGTCAATCTGTCGATTCCGTGGAGAAACACCACACCTCGATGACGCCCTCCTGGACGAAGCGGCTGAACGCTTCTTCCTTCCCGTCACGAAACGTGATCCGGACACACCCGAAGCGGACACGGCTTGA
- a CDS encoding Rieske (2Fe-2S) protein: MPTRHPVASISDIPPGSSREVVAGDRVLAIFNVSGEFHALDGICPHAGGPLGDGTLSGGVVTCPWHGWQFDVTTGQHCLSPGICQTRYPVSVEGDQVVVELPDGND; this comes from the coding sequence ATGCCCACGCGTCACCCCGTCGCCTCCATTTCGGACATTCCGCCAGGCTCGAGCCGCGAAGTCGTCGCCGGCGACAGGGTGCTGGCGATCTTCAATGTTTCCGGTGAGTTTCATGCGTTGGACGGCATCTGCCCGCATGCTGGCGGCCCCCTGGGGGACGGAACGCTCTCCGGCGGAGTTGTGACCTGTCCCTGGCATGGCTGGCAGTTCGACGTGACGACCGGTCAGCACTGCCTGAGCCCCGGCATCTGTCAGACGCGTTACCCGGTGAGCGTGGAAGGGGACCAGGTCGTGGTTGAACTCCCCGATGGAAACGACTGA
- a CDS encoding DUF1501 domain-containing protein has translation MSFPPAVDIKGGKDRVCSGMTRRKFLRIGGLSAFGLTLPDLLRAEAQATTTQKLRSKRSVILIWQHGGPSQLDTFDMKPLAPAEYRGPYQSIDSSLPGLPVCEKMPHHAKIMDKCTVIRSFSHGNADHWAAAHWMLTGRLGANGSDRVPRQPSMGAVASHLLGPAKPGALASVNVNDGGFGFHGGAWLGVANNPFRTGEYSYGNEAGRLPTGDAKSFELVDGLSESRLMNRVALQEQFDRLRRGVDGSGTFQNMDAIDEQALDILLAGRTRDAFDLSKEDAKTREAYGPGWGEQALLARRLIEAGVRFVSLNTGYWDDHGNIERALNDKLPRHDRAVGVLIQDLADRGMLDDVLVVSAGEFGRTPRINGNAGRDHWPQAQSILLAGGGYRHGQIIGSTNDKAEYPTSRAIGVEDFCATIYHALGLSPDLTIQNPQGRPMHLLPGGEVPRELL, from the coding sequence ATGAGTTTCCCACCTGCGGTCGACATCAAGGGCGGCAAGGATCGTGTCTGTTCCGGCATGACGCGGCGAAAGTTCCTGCGGATCGGTGGACTGAGCGCCTTCGGCCTGACGTTGCCCGATCTGCTGCGTGCCGAGGCTCAAGCGACGACGACGCAGAAGCTCCGTTCCAAACGCTCGGTGATTCTGATCTGGCAGCATGGCGGACCGTCGCAGCTCGATACGTTTGACATGAAGCCGCTGGCTCCGGCCGAGTACCGCGGCCCCTACCAGTCAATCGACTCATCTCTGCCCGGCCTGCCCGTGTGCGAGAAGATGCCGCACCACGCGAAGATCATGGACAAGTGCACCGTGATCCGCAGCTTCTCTCACGGCAATGCCGACCACTGGGCGGCGGCGCACTGGATGCTGACCGGGCGGCTGGGGGCGAACGGTTCGGATCGTGTCCCCCGGCAGCCGTCGATGGGAGCCGTTGCATCGCATCTGCTCGGACCGGCGAAACCGGGCGCACTGGCTTCGGTCAACGTGAACGACGGAGGATTCGGTTTTCATGGTGGTGCCTGGCTTGGTGTGGCCAACAACCCCTTCCGAACCGGCGAGTACAGTTACGGCAACGAGGCCGGTCGATTGCCGACCGGAGACGCGAAGAGCTTTGAACTGGTCGACGGACTTTCCGAATCGCGGCTGATGAACCGCGTGGCCCTGCAGGAGCAGTTTGATCGACTCCGCCGCGGCGTGGATGGATCGGGAACGTTTCAGAACATGGACGCGATCGATGAGCAGGCGCTCGACATCCTGCTGGCCGGCCGCACGCGGGACGCCTTCGATCTGTCGAAAGAGGACGCGAAAACGCGCGAAGCCTACGGGCCCGGCTGGGGAGAACAGGCGCTGCTGGCACGGCGGCTCATTGAAGCGGGCGTGCGGTTCGTCTCGCTCAATACCGGCTACTGGGACGATCACGGCAACATCGAGCGGGCACTCAACGACAAGCTGCCGCGGCACGACCGGGCGGTCGGAGTGCTGATCCAGGATCTGGCCGACCGGGGAATGCTCGACGACGTGCTGGTCGTCTCGGCGGGCGAGTTTGGTCGGACGCCGCGGATCAACGGCAACGCCGGTCGCGATCACTGGCCGCAGGCGCAGAGCATTCTGCTCGCCGGCGGTGGTTACCGGCACGGACAGATCATCGGCAGCACGAACGACAAGGCCGAGTATCCAACGTCGCGGGCGATCGGCGTCGAGGACTTCTGTGCGACGATCTATCACGCTCTGGGGCTCTCGCCGGATCTGACGATTCAGAATCCCCAGGGACGCCCGATGCATCTGCTGCCCGGTGGAGAGGTTCCCCGCGAACTGCTGTAG
- a CDS encoding outer membrane protein assembly factor BamB family protein, translating into MSCILASAALPLDADVPPWNSFRGPGGQGQTTARILPLEWNETNNVTWKTPVSGRGHSSPVVDDGMIWISTARTDGSALGVVGLDLDSGEIRHSVTVFRPDHVEEIHSDNTYASPTPVAADGRVFVHFGRYGTACLDSRTGEVLWRNDELVIEHQGGPGSSPVLFEDLLIVTCDGADRQFLAGLDTATGEIRWKTDRSAPFRPNPITHRAFATPLLIEFEGTPQLISPGADQVHAYDPRTGSEIWHVRYTGFSNVPAPVYADGVVYVCTGFFGPELWAIRVDGSGNVTDTHVLWKLKGRVPETPSPILHDGFVYMVANMGVAACVDGTTGKRTAVLRLGGNYSASPVSGGGHLYFCGEDGMTRVVRPGPKPRVVASNRLAGGIFASPAIVGNAIIIRTEEAVYRIESPGE; encoded by the coding sequence ATGAGTTGCATCCTTGCCAGCGCCGCTTTGCCGCTCGATGCGGATGTCCCCCCCTGGAACAGCTTCCGCGGTCCTGGTGGACAGGGACAGACCACAGCCCGGATTCTGCCGCTCGAATGGAACGAAACGAATAACGTCACCTGGAAGACTCCCGTCTCGGGGAGGGGGCATTCGTCTCCGGTGGTCGATGACGGGATGATCTGGATCTCGACCGCCCGGACCGATGGTTCCGCTCTCGGCGTGGTCGGACTCGACCTCGACTCGGGTGAAATCCGTCACAGTGTCACCGTCTTTCGCCCGGATCACGTCGAGGAGATTCACAGCGACAACACCTATGCCTCGCCGACACCCGTAGCAGCCGACGGCAGGGTATTCGTCCACTTCGGTCGCTACGGCACGGCCTGTCTCGACAGCCGGACCGGGGAGGTGCTGTGGCGGAACGACGAGCTGGTGATCGAGCATCAGGGAGGCCCGGGCAGTTCACCGGTCCTGTTTGAAGATCTGCTGATCGTCACCTGCGACGGTGCGGATCGGCAGTTCCTGGCGGGGCTCGATACCGCGACGGGTGAGATCCGGTGGAAGACGGACCGGTCAGCTCCGTTTCGCCCGAATCCGATCACACACCGTGCGTTCGCCACGCCGCTCCTCATCGAATTCGAAGGAACGCCGCAGCTCATCAGCCCCGGGGCCGACCAGGTCCACGCCTATGATCCCCGCACCGGCAGCGAGATATGGCACGTGCGGTACACCGGTTTCTCGAACGTCCCTGCTCCGGTCTACGCCGACGGGGTGGTGTATGTCTGCACGGGTTTCTTCGGCCCGGAGCTATGGGCGATTCGCGTCGACGGATCCGGCAACGTGACCGACACGCACGTGCTGTGGAAGCTCAAGGGACGCGTGCCGGAGACTCCCTCGCCGATCCTGCACGACGGTTTCGTCTACATGGTGGCCAACATGGGCGTCGCCGCCTGCGTGGACGGGACGACCGGCAAACGAACCGCCGTGCTGCGGCTGGGCGGAAACTACTCCGCCTCTCCCGTATCGGGTGGCGGGCACCTGTATTTCTGCGGTGAGGACGGCATGACACGCGTCGTCCGACCGGGGCCGAAGCCACGCGTCGTCGCATCGAACCGGCTGGCCGGGGGCATCTTCGCTTCGCCCGCCATCGTCGGCAACGCGATCATCATCCGGACCGAAGAAGCGGTCTACCGGATCGAATCTCCCGGCGAGTAG